In one window of Anser cygnoides isolate HZ-2024a breed goose chromosome 3, Taihu_goose_T2T_genome, whole genome shotgun sequence DNA:
- the LOC136790540 gene encoding uncharacterized protein isoform X2: MPAKFGSLWHTTGMADPWGMSFFPSPEAFWAFYSFLWLLLLAFVCFSMMPRAKPQEGRTRRCCYRRNQENRRGWTLHKCSWCKRKQCPEHPKMDRVRELAQLFEKTFEDLNRYTEMWGHRGGDGEGTGAGFGGTDECNGLGGHRETCGLKSEEQCPCRRIYRRGTEIAVSPLFLGQMELLCPAGRGGALGKGPRGPLGDPTEMTQPASSFRAEGESQGAQECLAQHSHHLPSLSPPPPPPHRLNLELPEDSSESTTSDTESDTPCSSTMSLDSWSTISCTTITESKTGEISRASTPTPVQKEDWLHASAVQPGLMHPKAGPGEQHDHETCQPCRKEVVRCHRASSVHHQQHIHFQEAAPSHPPEVPKFHSMEMKTSLTQKKSKEALNYFTSNKKEEQKLRLPADGDKPPQNDTASASKVSKQEEEPNMKAVPMVWDLTFLDKAVKNQLECAVEKMYIQKQFGLSEMVFSCEESISATVLEERTAVPTIAPQSPQLETPATTRRRSPQRKHSSSGDRPSALPRPPHHIWICLDMPHIPEVLIAPRDCRKAKKIVKDVHKQLQASRSKQLPDNAGQSRMDPAAEGTGAVPRRRRRRARKDKGCSQDGPVFTRLRPKCIKAPNHNLSATESSQNLAPSATAVPGAAGGKTAGETEHSQNLAPSATAVPGAAGGETVGEKKPSADRAKGQQGQKDITATQQPEGRRGVVSIPVIAQGKLLQHFPGTDIMSTLCSQNHKED; encoded by the exons ATGCCAGCCAAGTTTGGCTCTCTCTGGCACACGACAGGCATGGCTGATCCCTGGGGAATGAgcttcttccccagcccagAAGCCTTCTGGGCCTTCTACTCcttcctgtggctgctgctgctggcatttgTCTGCTTCTCCATGATGCCCAGGGCCAAGCCGCAG GAagggaggacgaggaggtgctGTTACAGAAGGAACCAGGAGAATCGCAGAG GTTGGACCCTCCACAAGTGTTCATGGTGCAAGAGGAAGCA ATGTCCCGAGCACCCAAAGATGGATAGAGTACGTGAACTAGCCCAACTGTTCGAGAAGACCTTTGAGGACCTCAACAGATACACGGAAATGTGGGGCCACcgaggaggggacggggagggaacaggggcagggtttgggggcacGGATGAGTGCAATGgcttgggggggcacagggaaacTTGCGGACTAAAATCCGAGGAGCAATGCCCTTGCAGAAGGATTTACCGCCGAGGCACAGAGATAGCAGTGTCCCCTCTCTTTCTGGGGCAGATGGAGCTTCTGTGCCCAGCCGGCAGAGGGGGAGCCTTGGGCAAGGGACCAAGGGGtcccttgggggaccccacagaaatgacacagcctgccagctccttcaggGCAGAGGGAGAGTCCCAGGGTGCTCAGGAGTGCTTGGCTCAGCATTCCcatcatcttccttctctttctcctcctcctcctcctcctcacaggCTCAACTTGGAGTTGCCAGAGGACAGCAGTGAGTCTACCACTTCTGACACAGAGAGTGACACCCCCTGCTCTTCAACGATGTCTCTGGACTCCTGGAGCACCATCTCCTGCACTACCATCACGGAGAGCAAAACTGGAGAGATTTCAAGGGCATCTACCCCCACTCCTGTGCAGAAAGAAGACTGGCTTCATGCTTCTGcggtccagcctggcctcatgCATCCCAAGGCTGGCCCAGGGGAGCAGCATGACCATGAAACTTGCCAACCCTGCAGGAAAGAAGTGGTCAGATGCCACagggccagcagtgtgcaccaCCAGCAACACATCCATTTCCAggaggctgctcccagccatccTCCAGAGGTGCCCAAATTCCACTCCATGGAAATGAAGACGTCTTTGacacaaaagaaatccaagGAGGCCTTGAACTACTTCACCTCAAATaagaaagaggagcagaaacTGCGCCTGCCAGCCGATGGGGACAAGCCTCCACAAAATGATACAGCCTCTGCTTCGAAAGTATCGAAGCAAGAAGAAGAGCCTAATATGAAGGCGGTTCCCATGGTGTGGGACCTGACCTTCTTAGACAAGGCTGTGAAAAATCAGCTGGAGTgtgcagtggaaaaaatgtatatccAAAAGCAATTTGGACTGTCAGAGATGGttttctcctgtgaggagagcaTTTCAGCCACTGTCCTGGAAGAAAGGACAGCTGTCCCAACCATAGCTCCTCAATCACCCCAGCTGGAGACACCAGCAACTACAAGAAGAAGGTCcccacagagaaaacacagctccAGTGGGGACAGACCCTCAGCTCTACCACGGCCTCCACACCACATTTGGATCTGTCTTGATATGCCCCACATACCAGAGGTCCTCATAGCACCAAGAGACTGCCGCAAAGCCAAAAAAATTGTTAAAGATGTGCACAAGCAGTTGCAGGCTTCACGGTCGAAGCAGCTCCCAGACAACGCGGGGCAATCAAGGATGGacccagcagcagagggcacCGGGGCCGTGCCACGCAGAAGACGTAGGAGGGCACGGAAGGACAAGGGATGCTCCCAGGACGGACCTGTCTTCACAAGACTCCGCCCTAAGTGTATCAAAGCCCCAAACCACAATTTGTCTGCCACTGAAAGCTCCCAGAATTTGGCTCCGTCTGCAACTGCAGTCCCAGGTGCAGCTGGAGGAAAGACAGCGGGAGAGACTGAACACTCCCAAAATTTGGCTCCGTCTGCAACTGCAGTCCCaggtgcagctggaggagagacAGTGGGAGAGAAGAAACCATCCGCAGACAGGGCcaaggggcagcagggccagaaGGATATCACTGCCACCCAGCAGCCAGAGGGGCGCAGAGGAGTCGTATCAATCCCTGTAATCGCAcaagggaagcttctgcaacaTTTTCCTGGCACCGATATCATGAGCACACTGTGCTCACAGAACCACAAAGAAGACTGA
- the LOC136790540 gene encoding uncharacterized protein isoform X4: MPAKFGSLWQVIGMADAWVLSFFPSPEAFWAFYSFLWLLLLAFACFSMMPRAKPQEGRTRRCCYRRNQENRRGWTLHKCSWCKRKQCPEHPKMDRVRELAQLFEKTFEDLNRYTEMLNLELPEDSSESTTSDTESDTPCSSTMSLDSWSTISCTTITESKTGEISRASTPTPVQKEDWLHASAVQPGLMHPKAGPGEQHDHETCQPCRKEVVRCHRASSVHHQQHIHFQEAAPSHPPEVPKFHSMEMKTSLTQKKSKEALNYFTSNKKEEQKLRLPADGDKPPQNDTASASKVSKQEEEPNMKAVPMVWDLTFLDKAVKNQLECAVEKMYIQKQFGLSEMVFSCEESISATVLEERTAVPTIAPQSPQLETPATTRRRSPQRKHSSSGDRPSALPRPPHHIWICLDMPHIPEVLIAPRDCRKAKKIVKDVHKQLQASRSKQLPDNAGQSRMDPAAEGTGAVPRRRRRRARKDKGCSQDGPVFTRLRPKCIKAPNHNLSATESSQNLAPSATAVPGAAGGKTAGETEHSQNLAPSATAVPGAAGGETVGEKKPSADRAKGQQGQKDITATQQPEGRRGVVSIPVIAQGKLLQHFPGTDIMSTLCSQNHKED; the protein is encoded by the exons ATGCCAGCCAAGTTTGGCTCTCTCTGGCAAGTCATAGGCATGGCTGATGCCTGGGTACTGAgcttcttccccagcccagAAGCCTTCTGGGCCTTCTACTCcttcctgtggctgctgctgctggcatttgcCTGCTTCTCCATGATGCCCAGGGCCAAGCCACAG GAagggaggacgaggaggtgctGTTACAGAAGGAACCAGGAGAATCGCAGAG GTTGGACCCTCCACAAGTGTTCATGGTGCAAGAGGAAGCA ATGTCCCGAGCACCCAAAGATGGATAGAGTACGTGAACTAGCCCAACTGTTCGAGAAGACCTTTGAGGACCTCAACAGATACACGGAAAT gCTCAACTTGGAGTTGCCAGAGGACAGCAGTGAGTCTACCACTTCTGACACAGAGAGTGACACCCCCTGCTCTTCAACGATGTCTCTGGACTCCTGGAGCACCATCTCCTGCACTACCATCACGGAGAGCAAAACTGGAGAGATTTCAAGGGCATCTACCCCCACTCCTGTGCAGAAAGAAGACTGGCTTCATGCTTCTGcggtccagcctggcctcatgCATCCCAAGGCTGGCCCAGGGGAGCAGCATGACCATGAAACTTGCCAACCCTGCAGGAAAGAAGTGGTCAGATGCCACagggccagcagtgtgcaccaCCAGCAACACATCCATTTCCAggaggctgctcccagccatccTCCAGAGGTGCCCAAATTCCACTCCATGGAAATGAAGACGTCTTTGacacaaaagaaatccaagGAGGCCTTGAACTACTTCACCTCAAATaagaaagaggagcagaaacTGCGCCTGCCAGCCGATGGGGACAAGCCTCCACAAAATGATACAGCCTCTGCTTCGAAAGTATCGAAGCAAGAAGAAGAGCCTAATATGAAGGCGGTTCCCATGGTGTGGGACCTGACCTTCTTAGACAAGGCTGTGAAAAATCAGCTGGAGTgtgcagtggaaaaaatgtatatccAAAAGCAATTTGGACTGTCAGAGATGGttttctcctgtgaggagagcaTTTCAGCCACTGTCCTGGAAGAAAGGACAGCTGTCCCAACCATAGCTCCTCAATCACCCCAGCTGGAGACACCAGCAACTACAAGAAGAAGGTCcccacagagaaaacacagctccAGTGGGGACAGACCCTCAGCTCTACCACGGCCTCCACACCACATTTGGATCTGTCTTGATATGCCCCACATACCAGAGGTCCTCATAGCACCAAGAGACTGCCGCAAAGCCAAAAAAATTGTTAAAGATGTGCACAAGCAGTTGCAGGCTTCACGGTCGAAGCAGCTCCCAGACAACGCGGGGCAATCAAGGATGGacccagcagcagagggcacCGGGGCCGTGCCACGCAGAAGACGTAGGAGGGCACGGAAGGACAAGGGATGCTCCCAGGACGGACCTGTCTTCACAAGACTCCGCCCTAAGTGTATCAAAGCCCCAAACCACAATTTGTCTGCCACTGAAAGCTCCCAGAATTTGGCTCCGTCTGCAACTGCAGTCCCAGGTGCAGCTGGAGGAAAGACAGCGGGAGAGACTGAACACTCCCAAAATTTGGCTCCGTCTGCAACTGCAGTCCCaggtgcagctggaggagagacAGTGGGAGAGAAGAAACCATCCGCAGACAGGGCcaaggggcagcagggccagaaGGATATCACTGCCACCCAGCAGCCAGAGGGGCGCAGAGGAGTCGTATCAATCCCTGTAATCGCAcaagggaagcttctgcaacaTTTTCCTGGCACCGATATCATGAGCACACTGTGCTCACAGAACCACAAAGAAGACTGA
- the LOC136790540 gene encoding uncharacterized protein isoform X1 translates to MPAKFGSLWQVIGMADAWVLSFFPSPEAFWAFYSFLWLLLLAFACFSMMPRAKPQEGRTRRCCYRRNQENRRGWTLHKCSWCKRKQCPEHPKMDRVRELAQLFEKTFEDLNRYTEMWGHRGGDGEGTGAGFGGTDECNGLGGHRETCGLKSEEQCPCRRIYRRGTEIAVSPLFLGQMELLCPAGRGGALGKGPRGPLGDPTEMTQPASSFRAEGESQGAQECLAQHSHHLPSLSPPPPPPHRLNLELPEDSSESTTSDTESDTPCSSTMSLDSWSTISCTTITESKTGEISRASTPTPVQKEDWLHASAVQPGLMHPKAGPGEQHDHETCQPCRKEVVRCHRASSVHHQQHIHFQEAAPSHPPEVPKFHSMEMKTSLTQKKSKEALNYFTSNKKEEQKLRLPADGDKPPQNDTASASKVSKQEEEPNMKAVPMVWDLTFLDKAVKNQLECAVEKMYIQKQFGLSEMVFSCEESISATVLEERTAVPTIAPQSPQLETPATTRRRSPQRKHSSSGDRPSALPRPPHHIWICLDMPHIPEVLIAPRDCRKAKKIVKDVHKQLQASRSKQLPDNAGQSRMDPAAEGTGAVPRRRRRRARKDKGCSQDGPVFTRLRPKCIKAPNHNLSATESSQNLAPSATAVPGAAGGKTAGETEHSQNLAPSATAVPGAAGGETVGEKKPSADRAKGQQGQKDITATQQPEGRRGVVSIPVIAQGKLLQHFPGTDIMSTLCSQNHKED, encoded by the exons ATGCCAGCCAAGTTTGGCTCTCTCTGGCAAGTCATAGGCATGGCTGATGCCTGGGTACTGAgcttcttccccagcccagAAGCCTTCTGGGCCTTCTACTCcttcctgtggctgctgctgctggcatttgcCTGCTTCTCCATGATGCCCAGGGCCAAGCCACAG GAagggaggacgaggaggtgctGTTACAGAAGGAACCAGGAGAATCGCAGAG GTTGGACCCTCCACAAGTGTTCATGGTGCAAGAGGAAGCA ATGTCCCGAGCACCCAAAGATGGATAGAGTACGTGAACTAGCCCAACTGTTCGAGAAGACCTTTGAGGACCTCAACAGATACACGGAAATGTGGGGCCACcgaggaggggacggggagggaacaggggcagggtttgggggcacGGATGAGTGCAATGgcttgggggggcacagggaaacTTGCGGACTAAAATCCGAGGAGCAATGCCCTTGCAGAAGGATTTACCGCCGAGGCACAGAGATAGCAGTGTCCCCTCTCTTTCTGGGGCAGATGGAGCTTCTGTGCCCAGCCGGCAGAGGGGGAGCCTTGGGCAAGGGACCAAGGGGtcccttgggggaccccacagaaatgacacagcctgccagctccttcaggGCAGAGGGAGAGTCCCAGGGTGCTCAGGAGTGCTTGGCTCAGCATTCCcatcatcttccttctctttctcctcctcctcctcctcctcacaggCTCAACTTGGAGTTGCCAGAGGACAGCAGTGAGTCTACCACTTCTGACACAGAGAGTGACACCCCCTGCTCTTCAACGATGTCTCTGGACTCCTGGAGCACCATCTCCTGCACTACCATCACGGAGAGCAAAACTGGAGAGATTTCAAGGGCATCTACCCCCACTCCTGTGCAGAAAGAAGACTGGCTTCATGCTTCTGcggtccagcctggcctcatgCATCCCAAGGCTGGCCCAGGGGAGCAGCATGACCATGAAACTTGCCAACCCTGCAGGAAAGAAGTGGTCAGATGCCACagggccagcagtgtgcaccaCCAGCAACACATCCATTTCCAggaggctgctcccagccatccTCCAGAGGTGCCCAAATTCCACTCCATGGAAATGAAGACGTCTTTGacacaaaagaaatccaagGAGGCCTTGAACTACTTCACCTCAAATaagaaagaggagcagaaacTGCGCCTGCCAGCCGATGGGGACAAGCCTCCACAAAATGATACAGCCTCTGCTTCGAAAGTATCGAAGCAAGAAGAAGAGCCTAATATGAAGGCGGTTCCCATGGTGTGGGACCTGACCTTCTTAGACAAGGCTGTGAAAAATCAGCTGGAGTgtgcagtggaaaaaatgtatatccAAAAGCAATTTGGACTGTCAGAGATGGttttctcctgtgaggagagcaTTTCAGCCACTGTCCTGGAAGAAAGGACAGCTGTCCCAACCATAGCTCCTCAATCACCCCAGCTGGAGACACCAGCAACTACAAGAAGAAGGTCcccacagagaaaacacagctccAGTGGGGACAGACCCTCAGCTCTACCACGGCCTCCACACCACATTTGGATCTGTCTTGATATGCCCCACATACCAGAGGTCCTCATAGCACCAAGAGACTGCCGCAAAGCCAAAAAAATTGTTAAAGATGTGCACAAGCAGTTGCAGGCTTCACGGTCGAAGCAGCTCCCAGACAACGCGGGGCAATCAAGGATGGacccagcagcagagggcacCGGGGCCGTGCCACGCAGAAGACGTAGGAGGGCACGGAAGGACAAGGGATGCTCCCAGGACGGACCTGTCTTCACAAGACTCCGCCCTAAGTGTATCAAAGCCCCAAACCACAATTTGTCTGCCACTGAAAGCTCCCAGAATTTGGCTCCGTCTGCAACTGCAGTCCCAGGTGCAGCTGGAGGAAAGACAGCGGGAGAGACTGAACACTCCCAAAATTTGGCTCCGTCTGCAACTGCAGTCCCaggtgcagctggaggagagacAGTGGGAGAGAAGAAACCATCCGCAGACAGGGCcaaggggcagcagggccagaaGGATATCACTGCCACCCAGCAGCCAGAGGGGCGCAGAGGAGTCGTATCAATCCCTGTAATCGCAcaagggaagcttctgcaacaTTTTCCTGGCACCGATATCATGAGCACACTGTGCTCACAGAACCACAAAGAAGACTGA
- the LOC136790540 gene encoding uncharacterized protein isoform X3 — protein MDRVRELAQLFEKTFEDLNRYTEMWGHRGGDGEGTGAGFGGTDECNGLGGHRETCGLKSEEQCPCRRIYRRGTEIAVSPLFLGQMELLCPAGRGGALGKGPRGPLGDPTEMTQPASSFRAEGESQGAQECLAQHSHHLPSLSPPPPPPHRLNLELPEDSSESTTSDTESDTPCSSTMSLDSWSTISCTTITESKTGEISRASTPTPVQKEDWLHASAVQPGLMHPKAGPGEQHDHETCQPCRKEVVRCHRASSVHHQQHIHFQEAAPSHPPEVPKFHSMEMKTSLTQKKSKEALNYFTSNKKEEQKLRLPADGDKPPQNDTASASKVSKQEEEPNMKAVPMVWDLTFLDKAVKNQLECAVEKMYIQKQFGLSEMVFSCEESISATVLEERTAVPTIAPQSPQLETPATTRRRSPQRKHSSSGDRPSALPRPPHHIWICLDMPHIPEVLIAPRDCRKAKKIVKDVHKQLQASRSKQLPDNAGQSRMDPAAEGTGAVPRRRRRRARKDKGCSQDGPVFTRLRPKCIKAPNHNLSATESSQNLAPSATAVPGAAGGKTAGETEHSQNLAPSATAVPGAAGGETVGEKKPSADRAKGQQGQKDITATQQPEGRRGVVSIPVIAQGKLLQHFPGTDIMSTLCSQNHKED, from the coding sequence ATGGATAGAGTACGTGAACTAGCCCAACTGTTCGAGAAGACCTTTGAGGACCTCAACAGATACACGGAAATGTGGGGCCACcgaggaggggacggggagggaacaggggcagggtttgggggcacGGATGAGTGCAATGgcttgggggggcacagggaaacTTGCGGACTAAAATCCGAGGAGCAATGCCCTTGCAGAAGGATTTACCGCCGAGGCACAGAGATAGCAGTGTCCCCTCTCTTTCTGGGGCAGATGGAGCTTCTGTGCCCAGCCGGCAGAGGGGGAGCCTTGGGCAAGGGACCAAGGGGtcccttgggggaccccacagaaatgacacagcctgccagctccttcaggGCAGAGGGAGAGTCCCAGGGTGCTCAGGAGTGCTTGGCTCAGCATTCCcatcatcttccttctctttctcctcctcctcctcctcctcacaggCTCAACTTGGAGTTGCCAGAGGACAGCAGTGAGTCTACCACTTCTGACACAGAGAGTGACACCCCCTGCTCTTCAACGATGTCTCTGGACTCCTGGAGCACCATCTCCTGCACTACCATCACGGAGAGCAAAACTGGAGAGATTTCAAGGGCATCTACCCCCACTCCTGTGCAGAAAGAAGACTGGCTTCATGCTTCTGcggtccagcctggcctcatgCATCCCAAGGCTGGCCCAGGGGAGCAGCATGACCATGAAACTTGCCAACCCTGCAGGAAAGAAGTGGTCAGATGCCACagggccagcagtgtgcaccaCCAGCAACACATCCATTTCCAggaggctgctcccagccatccTCCAGAGGTGCCCAAATTCCACTCCATGGAAATGAAGACGTCTTTGacacaaaagaaatccaagGAGGCCTTGAACTACTTCACCTCAAATaagaaagaggagcagaaacTGCGCCTGCCAGCCGATGGGGACAAGCCTCCACAAAATGATACAGCCTCTGCTTCGAAAGTATCGAAGCAAGAAGAAGAGCCTAATATGAAGGCGGTTCCCATGGTGTGGGACCTGACCTTCTTAGACAAGGCTGTGAAAAATCAGCTGGAGTgtgcagtggaaaaaatgtatatccAAAAGCAATTTGGACTGTCAGAGATGGttttctcctgtgaggagagcaTTTCAGCCACTGTCCTGGAAGAAAGGACAGCTGTCCCAACCATAGCTCCTCAATCACCCCAGCTGGAGACACCAGCAACTACAAGAAGAAGGTCcccacagagaaaacacagctccAGTGGGGACAGACCCTCAGCTCTACCACGGCCTCCACACCACATTTGGATCTGTCTTGATATGCCCCACATACCAGAGGTCCTCATAGCACCAAGAGACTGCCGCAAAGCCAAAAAAATTGTTAAAGATGTGCACAAGCAGTTGCAGGCTTCACGGTCGAAGCAGCTCCCAGACAACGCGGGGCAATCAAGGATGGacccagcagcagagggcacCGGGGCCGTGCCACGCAGAAGACGTAGGAGGGCACGGAAGGACAAGGGATGCTCCCAGGACGGACCTGTCTTCACAAGACTCCGCCCTAAGTGTATCAAAGCCCCAAACCACAATTTGTCTGCCACTGAAAGCTCCCAGAATTTGGCTCCGTCTGCAACTGCAGTCCCAGGTGCAGCTGGAGGAAAGACAGCGGGAGAGACTGAACACTCCCAAAATTTGGCTCCGTCTGCAACTGCAGTCCCaggtgcagctggaggagagacAGTGGGAGAGAAGAAACCATCCGCAGACAGGGCcaaggggcagcagggccagaaGGATATCACTGCCACCCAGCAGCCAGAGGGGCGCAGAGGAGTCGTATCAATCCCTGTAATCGCAcaagggaagcttctgcaacaTTTTCCTGGCACCGATATCATGAGCACACTGTGCTCACAGAACCACAAAGAAGACTGA